The Nitrospirota bacterium region ATTAATGATTTCAATAGATTGACAGGCAGGAGAGTAGTCCTCTCATACGCTTTCGCTTTCAAGTTTTTTGCGGTCTATTTTTCCGGTTGATGTCCGCGGCAGATAATCAGTAAAACTGATTATCTTGGGAATTATGTAATGAGGCAGTTTCAACGAGCAGAAATGCTTCAGTTCTGTTTTTTCTTTTTTCATGGCAATCACTGTGAATTTAATAACAAACCTATCGTATTTATTTAAAATATAATAAACTATAATATTTTGTCAAAAACTTTAACAGTTATGTCTTGTCAATTTAGGAATATCCTAATATAGGGTTTGTTATGTTGCCGCTAAGAAACTTCTTATATCGGACGCGAATGGATGAACGTAAATCGTTCTTTCAATCGCAGGAATGGTTTCTCTAATATTTCATAAGACATCGTTGAAACAAGGACTGTCACAATCAATCTAATTGTCAATCTTGCTGCCGGGTACACAAGTAGGCTGTTTTGCGAGACGAAAGTGTTAGTGATTTCGAATGCTAACGGTCCGCAGGCAATGTGATAAACATACAAACCATAGGAAATTTTTCCGAGGTAGCGAAACAGTTTGTTTCTGAACAAAACTGATATGGGCCCAAGCCCGCCCTGCATGATAGCGAATAGGATGAGCGACATGCCAATCCCAATTAATGGATAGGTGAGCATTAGTTTCCATTGGATGAGACTGGTTTTTTGCAGGATTGTAACTGGCCAGAGTGCAATAATCCCAGCAATAAGCAGTATCCAGACTGGGATTTTCTTCAGATACTGATCGAATAGACCCAAGCCAATAATAAGACCGCCCAAAATAGACTCAAAATGAGTAAAGGGGAAAACCCAGATGGCCGGAGGGCCGATTTTATAATAAATAAAGCCCGCCCTGATAATCACACCCATCAACATGACTGTGCCTAAAATATAAATAGTGGTTGTTTTTTTTAATCTATAGAAAACTCGTAATGCCCATGGTATGACTAAGTAAAATTGCTCTTCATAAGAAATTGTCCACAAATGAGCAGTGTATGCGATAAAATGATTATATCCCAGACTCATGGAGAAGAGATTATCAGTAAAGGTTAACATTCCCAGCGAGCGATACAAAATGCCACTACTCCACCCATATAGATAGATGGAATAAATAAGTGTTATGCCGAAGAAGATGTAATATAACGGCCAAATCCTGAGCGCCCTACGAATATAGAAATAAGCAATATTGATGTTACCTTCCCTCTGATATTCCACAAATAACAGTCTTGCGAACATAAAGGCGGAGAGACATAGAAACAGGTCAACTCCAATCCAGCCATATCTTATTAGAATTCCAAAGGCTGGAATGACTTCAGCAAAAGGCGAGTGATGGATGAGGACTAACAGAAAAGCTATAAAGCGAAGGCTATCTAATTCGGGATAATAGATCCTGGTGCTATTCATGAATTTTTTCATCTAAGGAATAATCAAAAAATAAAAAATCTTCCTTTGGTCGCAAATTTAAATGGACAGCGAGCGTATTCCCCGTGGTCCCGAAACGGGTCTCCGCAAGGGTCGCTTCAACTTGTCACGGGGTTAGCGAGCAAATGTAATAAAAAGAAATTCCTTACATTAGATTCCCTGTGGTCTCTGCCGCAGGGAAGATCAATACATGCTGTGATTAGTTTACAGTTAATAAGTTTCATATATTATGTTTACACCGTTAAGCTTTTTTTCAGCTTTAAATACCTTTGTATCCATATGGTATTTTATAACGATAGTATCATTATGTTGCCATATTGCTTGAATCTTAGGACTACCGCCATGTCCTGATGGAGTTCTACCATAATAAATGTCAGAAGTAAATAAATTTCCACTTTTGTTTGGAAGTAAATTTGACGCATAAATTAGAGAGGCTTGTATGCTGAACCCTGTTTTATCTCCACAATCCCGCTGAAAAATTACTACCTTTAATTTTTGATCCGGGGATAGAACTTCCTCTATAACGTTATTACCACACATGTGCCCCATGAGTTTATCAATACCCCAGATGGCAACACCAACCAGAATAGGCAATGCAATAAAAATATAGATAGTAATTTTTTGCCATTTCTTCATTTAGTTATCTACCGGAACGACCCCTATCGTTCAGACGCTAAGTGTCTCTTGTGTTAGAAGGGTCTGACAGTTTCTGTTGTCTTCTTTTTCACCAGTGACTCATATTTATTTGGCAGACTACATCCCAAAGTTGAATGCAGTCTTTTTATTTTACACTTCTTCAATAAAATAAGGAATATGTTTCATTACTGCCTCAAAGGTTTTAGAATCACATAAATACACTTCTTTGCTTTTTTATAAATCTCTCTGAATGGTATTCATGCGCTGCATACTGTAGTGCCTTGTATTTTCTCTTATATTTTTATTAAAATAAATAAATGGGGGTTCAAGCAATACAAATAGACAGTCTTCGCGG contains the following coding sequences:
- a CDS encoding acyltransferase; this translates as MKKFMNSTRIYYPELDSLRFIAFLLVLIHHSPFAEVIPAFGILIRYGWIGVDLFLCLSAFMFARLLFVEYQREGNINIAYFYIRRALRIWPLYYIFFGITLIYSIYLYGWSSGILYRSLGMLTFTDNLFSMSLGYNHFIAYTAHLWTISYEEQFYLVIPWALRVFYRLKKTTTIYILGTVMLMGVIIRAGFIYYKIGPPAIWVFPFTHFESILGGLIIGLGLFDQYLKKIPVWILLIAGIIALWPVTILQKTSLIQWKLMLTYPLIGIGMSLILFAIMQGGLGPISVLFRNKLFRYLGKISYGLYVYHIACGPLAFEITNTFVSQNSLLVYPAARLTIRLIVTVLVSTMSYEILEKPFLRLKERFTFIHSRPI